A genomic window from Panthera tigris isolate Pti1 chromosome B4, P.tigris_Pti1_mat1.1, whole genome shotgun sequence includes:
- the LOC102962811 gene encoding olfactory receptor 9K2-like, with translation MSDRGTDNHSEVTDFILVGFRVRSELHILLFLIFLLVYAMILLGNVGMMTIIMTDPRLNTPMYFFLGNLSFIDLFYSSVIAPKAMINFWSESKSISFAGCVTQLFLFALFIVAEGFLLAAMAYDRFIAICNPLLYSVQMSARLCTQLVAGSYLCGCISSVLQTSITFTLSFCASRAIDHFYCDDRPLQRLSCSDLYFHNMVTFFLCSIIILPTIIVIIVSYMYIVSTVLKIRSTEGRKKAFSTCSSHLGVVSVLYGAVIFMYFIPDRFPELSKVASLCYTLVTPMLNPLIYSLRNKDVKEALRKILGKKILLFNSILTVT, from the coding sequence ATGAGTGACAGAGGAACAGACAATCACTCGGAAGTAACTGACTTCATCCTGGTAGGCTTCAGGGTCCGCTCCGAGCTCCACATTCTCCTCTTCCTGATCTTTCTGCTTGTGTATGCCATGATCCTCCTAGGGAATGTTGGGATGATGACCATTATTATGACTGATCCCCGGCTGAACAcacccatgtatttcttcctagGCAACCTGTccttcattgatctcttctattcATCTGTTATTGCACCCAAAGCCATGATCAACTTCTGGTCTGAGAGCAAGTCAATCTCCTTTGCAGGTTGTGTGACCcagctctttctctttgccctcttCATCGTGGCGGAGGGATTTCTCCTGGCagccatggcctatgaccgcttcATTGCCATCTGCAACCCACTCCTCTACTCTGTCCAGATGTCAGCACGTCTCTGCACTCAGTTGGTGGCTGGTTCCTATTTATGCGGCTGCATCAGCTCAGTTCTTCAGACAAGCATAACATTTACTTTGTCCTTTTGTGCTTCCCGAGCCATTGACCACTTTTACTGTGATGACCGTCCACTTCAGAGACTATCTTGTTCTGACCTCTACTTTCATAACATGGTTACGTTTTTCTTATGCAGCATTATTATTTTGCCTACCATAATTGTCATTATTGTGTCCTATATGTATATTGTGTCCACAGTTCTCAAGATAAGATCCACTGAGGGACGTAAGAAAGCATTCTCCACTTGCAGCTCACACCTGGGAGTCGTGAGTGTGTTGTACGGTGCcgtgatttttatgtatttcatccCTGATAGATTTCCTGAGCTGAGTAAAGTGGCCTCGTTGTGCTACACCCTAGTCACTCCCATGCTGAATCCTTTGATTTACTCCCTGAGAAACAAAGATGTCAAAGAAGCTTTGAGAaagattctggggaaaaaaatacttttatttaattctatcTTAACAGTGACATAA
- the LOC102963093 gene encoding olfactory receptor 12-like — MKSEPNRNYSEVTEFVLLGFITPPKVQILLFLVFLLIYMVTVVGNISMIIVIKVDSRLHMPMYFFLRNLSYLDLCYSTVIAPKTLANFLSKGKKISYNGCAAQFFFFALFVTTEGFLLAVMAFDRFSAICSPLLYPVHMSQKVCAQLVTGSYICGGINSMVQTGFTFSLRFCGENRLDHFFCDVPALIKISCADTSVNEIVLFILSAVIIITTTTVIVVSYAYILSTVLKIPSTHGRGKTFSTCGSHIAVVSLFYGAVFFMYAQPGAISSPESNKIVAVLYTLVIPMLNPLIYSLRNRDVKEAMKRILLHRK; from the coding sequence ATGAAGAGCGAGCCTAACAGGAATTACTCAGAAGTGACTGAGTTTGTTCTACTAGGATTCATAACCCCTCCAAAAGTACAGATCCTCTTATTCCTAGTGTTCTTGCTGATCTACATGGTCACTGTGGTGGGAAATATTAGCATGATAATTGTCATTAAGGTGGACTCCAGACTTCATATGCCTATGTATTTCTTCCTTAGAAACTTGTCCTATTTAGATCTCTGCTACTCCACAGTCATTGCTCCCAAAACTTTAGCCAACTTCCTATCTAAGGGAAAGAAGATTTCTTACAATGGCTGCGCAgcccaatttttcttctttgccctGTTTGTCACAACTGAAGGCTTTCTTCTGGCTGTCATGGCATTTGATCGATTCTCCGCCATTTGTTCCCCTCTCCTTTACCCTGTGCACATGTCCCAGAAAGTCTGTGCTCAGTTGGTGACTGGATCCTACATCTGTGGAGGCATCAACTCCATGGTTCAAACAGGTTTCACCTTCAGTTTGCGTTTCTGTGGAGAAAACAGACTAGACCACTTTTTCTGTGACGTCCCAGCCCTGATCAAGATCTCCTGTGCGGACACATCTGTGAACGAGATTGTGTTGTTCATTCTCTCGGCcgtcattatcatcaccaccacaacCGTCATTGTGGTTTCCTATGCTTACATCCTGTCCACCGTCCTGAAGATCCCCTCAACCCATGGCAGGGGTAAGACCTTCTCCACCTGTGGCTCCCATATAGCAGTGGTGAGTTTATTCTATGGGGCTGTATTCTTCATGTATGCCCAGCCTGGGGCTATCTCCTCTCCAGAGTCAAACAAGATTGTAGCTGTGCTGTACACACTGGTAATACCGATGCTAAACCCTCTAATATACAGTCTGAGAAACAGAGATGTGAAAGAGGCTATGAAAAGAATACTACTACACAGGAAATGA